In one Echinicola marina genomic region, the following are encoded:
- a CDS encoding type IX secretion system plug protein, translated as MYKRLFILFFLFPFCIKAQEVLEDKVYEANIKSVQLYKKGAGIGAQMNAPVIPLGSAGLVLEFDDLAFEPDRYSATLIHCDSDWTSSGLKSADYIRQYNEFNVNIYEYSINTRVPYIHFTFDVPLVTKSGNYLLKVYRNRNKDEVILTKRFMVYDDQVKVGAVLMPPNQTAERRTGQQIDIKVNYAGRELVDPARTVKVIVRQNRRWDNVKIGSKPTFIRDDRSVLEYQFFNGENIFDAGNEFRFVDLRYVRTNGRNVASVRMEDDVVYAETAVVSPREQTSYLEYLDLNGQYIIENMERGNPKLESEYVLVNFKAQMENIEGEPYIFGAMSDWGRAEAAKMSYDIQEGMYQSSFLLKQGWYDFLLAIKNGDQWDTLSIEGSHFQTENEYDVLVYYRDFGSRYDELLGYISVNANKKRF; from the coding sequence ATGTATAAAAGATTGTTCATCTTGTTTTTTCTGTTTCCATTTTGCATCAAAGCACAGGAGGTTTTAGAGGACAAGGTTTATGAGGCTAATATTAAGTCAGTTCAGCTTTATAAAAAGGGGGCTGGCATAGGAGCACAAATGAATGCTCCGGTGATACCGTTGGGAAGTGCAGGTCTTGTTTTGGAATTCGATGATTTGGCTTTTGAGCCTGACAGGTATTCTGCTACTTTGATTCATTGTGACTCGGATTGGACTTCCTCTGGTTTAAAGTCTGCAGATTATATTAGGCAGTATAATGAGTTTAATGTGAATATTTACGAGTACTCCATAAACACCAGGGTGCCTTATATTCATTTTACTTTTGATGTTCCATTGGTGACCAAATCAGGGAATTATTTATTGAAGGTTTATCGAAATAGGAACAAGGATGAAGTGATATTGACCAAGCGCTTTATGGTTTATGATGATCAGGTGAAAGTCGGTGCGGTCCTCATGCCTCCCAATCAAACTGCAGAGCGGAGGACTGGCCAGCAGATAGATATTAAGGTCAATTATGCTGGCAGGGAGTTGGTTGATCCTGCTAGGACTGTAAAGGTGATAGTGCGTCAAAACAGGCGCTGGGATAATGTCAAGATAGGTTCCAAGCCAACATTTATTAGAGATGATCGAAGTGTTTTGGAATACCAGTTTTTCAATGGAGAGAATATTTTCGATGCAGGGAATGAATTTCGATTTGTGGACTTGAGGTATGTACGGACTAATGGGAGAAATGTGGCCTCAGTGAGGATGGAAGATGATGTGGTTTATGCAGAAACTGCAGTGGTTAGCCCGAGGGAGCAAACAAGTTATTTAGAGTATTTGGACCTGAACGGTCAATATATCATTGAGAATATGGAACGGGGTAATCCGAAACTGGAAAGTGAATATGTCTTGGTAAACTTTAAGGCACAAATGGAAAATATAGAAGGGGAACCTTATATTTTCGGAGCTATGAGCGACTGGGGTAGAGCAGAAGCCGCGAAAATGAGCTATGATATCCAAGAGGGGATGTACCAAAGTAGTTTTTTGCTTAAACAGGGGTGGTATGATTTCCTTTTGGCAATAAAAAATGGAGACCAATGGGATACCTTGTCCATAGAAGGAAGCCATTTTCAGACCGAAAACGAATATGATGTCTTGGTTTATTATAGGGATTTTGGTTCAAGGTATGATGAGCTTTTGGGCTATATCTCTGTTAATGCCAACAAAAAGAGATTTTAA
- the cas6 gene encoding CRISPR-associated endoribonuclease Cas6, with product MRIRLIFSLKNKGAYLPFHHQYILAQFLKGLIVKGGREEFFNYNYFNFSGLKGQTKVSRSGLHYYSSLVTLVLSSPNEDFLDYLLEQVFKTPKIELGNLIISPEYTEKEAEPELEPSNKFVCISPLVLLTPTFNDDSGKRFINPDTDEFSDLLYESTLTRMERSGWYTQEQMESFYKFQVVPDMNYVNKLKEQQKKFARIYSVYDMDVKYEVRGYTLPFTLYAAHEVQDFVFKCGLGAFTHKGFGMLDLANNSPSQRTEAYKFKREGFIPYKSKQQDASSQDEEESED from the coding sequence GTGAGAATAAGATTAATATTTTCCTTAAAAAACAAAGGCGCTTATTTACCCTTTCACCATCAGTACATTTTGGCCCAATTCCTTAAAGGTCTAATTGTAAAAGGAGGACGTGAAGAGTTTTTCAACTACAATTACTTCAATTTCTCTGGTCTAAAAGGACAGACCAAAGTAAGTAGAAGTGGCTTACATTATTACTCAAGCTTAGTTACCCTAGTGCTTTCATCACCCAATGAAGACTTCCTTGACTATTTGCTAGAGCAAGTGTTTAAAACGCCAAAAATTGAGTTAGGAAATCTCATCATCTCGCCTGAGTACACCGAAAAGGAAGCGGAACCAGAATTGGAGCCTTCAAACAAGTTCGTTTGTATCTCTCCATTGGTACTGTTAACACCTACTTTCAATGACGATTCAGGTAAGCGATTCATCAATCCAGATACGGATGAATTCTCTGATTTGCTTTATGAATCTACCTTGACAAGAATGGAACGTTCAGGATGGTACACGCAAGAACAAATGGAATCTTTCTACAAGTTCCAAGTGGTTCCTGACATGAATTATGTAAATAAGCTGAAGGAACAGCAAAAGAAATTTGCTAGGATTTACTCAGTGTACGACATGGATGTCAAATATGAGGTAAGAGGTTACACCCTGCCATTTACTTTATATGCAGCCCATGAAGTTCAGGACTTCGTATTCAAGTGCGGACTGGGAGCATTTACCCATAAGGGCTTTGGCATGTTAGACCTTGCCAATAATTCCCCTAGTCAGCGTACTGAAGCCTACAAGTTCAAGAGAGAGGGATTTATCCCTTATAAATCTAAACAGCAGGATGCCTCATCACAGGATGAGGAAGAAAGCGAAGACTAA
- the ychF gene encoding redox-regulated ATPase YchF, with amino-acid sequence MALQCGIVGLPNVGKSTLFNALSSAKAEAANFPFCTIEPNVGVVTVPDERLQILEALVNPQRVLPTVIEFVDIAGLVKGASKGEGLGNKFLANIREVDAIVHVIRCFNDDNVVHVAGNVDPIFDKEVIDTELQLKDLESVEKKIQRLEKIAKSGDAKAKKHLEILNIFKIGLQEGKNARAIEVEKEDLEAIQDIHLLTIKPVLYVANVDEASILTGNEHVENLKENVKDENAEVITLCAAIESQIAEFDDPEEKEMFLGEYGLEESGLNKLIRGAYSLLNLITYFTAGVQEVRAWTIQKGWKAPAAAGVIHTDFERGFIKSEVIKLADYEKFKSEAACRENGKIAIEGKDYVVQDGDIMHFRFNV; translated from the coding sequence ATGGCATTACAGTGTGGTATCGTTGGTTTGCCCAACGTAGGAAAATCAACTTTATTCAATGCACTTTCCAGTGCAAAGGCAGAAGCAGCCAACTTTCCGTTTTGTACTATTGAGCCTAATGTCGGGGTAGTTACTGTCCCTGATGAAAGACTACAGATTTTGGAAGCTTTGGTAAATCCTCAAAGGGTACTACCAACGGTTATTGAATTTGTAGATATTGCGGGTTTGGTAAAGGGAGCAAGTAAAGGCGAAGGTCTTGGTAACAAATTCCTCGCAAATATCCGAGAGGTAGACGCTATCGTTCACGTGATCCGTTGCTTCAATGATGATAATGTAGTCCACGTAGCAGGTAATGTTGATCCAATATTTGACAAAGAAGTCATCGATACGGAATTGCAGCTTAAAGACCTCGAATCAGTAGAAAAGAAGATTCAAAGACTGGAAAAAATAGCCAAGTCAGGAGACGCAAAAGCGAAAAAACACCTTGAGATATTAAATATCTTCAAAATAGGACTGCAGGAAGGAAAAAACGCCCGTGCCATTGAGGTCGAAAAAGAAGACTTGGAGGCCATACAGGACATTCACTTACTGACCATTAAACCGGTACTTTATGTAGCCAATGTAGACGAGGCCAGTATCCTTACTGGCAATGAACATGTGGAAAATTTAAAGGAAAATGTAAAAGATGAAAATGCGGAAGTCATCACCCTTTGTGCAGCCATTGAATCCCAAATAGCTGAGTTTGATGATCCTGAAGAAAAGGAAATGTTCCTAGGTGAATATGGACTTGAGGAAAGCGGACTTAACAAACTTATTAGGGGCGCCTACTCCCTACTCAACCTGATCACCTACTTCACTGCTGGTGTTCAAGAAGTTAGGGCATGGACCATCCAAAAAGGATGGAAAGCACCAGCTGCCGCAGGTGTAATTCACACTGATTTTGAAAGAGGATTTATCAAATCCGAAGTTATCAAATTAGCCGATTACGAGAAATTCAAATCTGAAGCAGCTTGTCGTGAAAACGGAAAAATTGCCATAGAAGGTAAGGATTACGTGGTTCAAGACGGTGATATCATGCATTTTAGATTCAATGTTTAA
- a CDS encoding AI-2E family transporter: MQKLVIWLLAIILTILTLGWYFSNIAFYFIISLVIAAALRPLTNRINSVHLLGQHLPRWLAIICSFATIGLVLFLISLLFVPLVAVQIETIQNIDVQFLYEQIQEPIDKVEAFLIKLNLMADNPGFLFQQFKNTMFSSLREVNFQGFLNGIINTTSSLLITLMAVVFISFFLLLENGLLRRNIINQVPNKYFELSVATFHKVERLLSNYLLGLLIQMTSIFTVASVGLSLANVKYALTIGIFAAVANLIPYAGPLLGATFGVLVGLSTGDFVGTSEMTFFIIKILSVFLVVQLTDNIILQPLIFSKSVKAHPLEIFVIIFAGAKVGGIMGMIFAIPVYTIFRVSFQEFYKGYKQYRIFRN, encoded by the coding sequence ATGCAGAAATTAGTTATTTGGCTATTGGCGATCATATTGACCATCCTTACCCTAGGTTGGTATTTCTCCAATATAGCCTTTTACTTTATCATCTCCTTGGTTATAGCTGCGGCCCTACGCCCTTTAACTAACAGGATCAACAGCGTCCATCTTTTAGGCCAACACTTGCCGCGCTGGTTGGCGATCATTTGTTCCTTCGCTACGATCGGCTTGGTCTTATTCTTGATTTCACTACTTTTTGTTCCATTAGTCGCTGTGCAAATTGAAACCATTCAAAATATAGACGTACAGTTTCTCTACGAACAAATTCAAGAGCCAATTGACAAAGTGGAAGCTTTCTTAATCAAACTAAACCTAATGGCTGACAACCCTGGCTTTCTTTTTCAGCAGTTTAAAAACACCATGTTCTCCAGTTTGAGGGAAGTGAATTTCCAGGGTTTTCTAAATGGTATTATCAATACCACCAGCTCTTTATTGATCACATTGATGGCTGTCGTATTTATTTCTTTTTTTTTACTGTTAGAAAACGGCTTGCTTAGAAGAAACATTATTAACCAGGTTCCCAACAAATATTTTGAGCTATCAGTAGCGACATTCCATAAAGTAGAAAGACTGCTATCCAATTATCTTTTGGGCTTATTGATCCAGATGACCTCCATTTTCACGGTGGCCTCTGTCGGATTGTCCTTGGCCAATGTCAAATATGCACTGACCATTGGGATTTTTGCTGCTGTGGCTAACCTGATCCCATATGCTGGCCCACTTTTGGGCGCCACATTTGGTGTTTTGGTAGGCCTTTCCACAGGTGACTTTGTTGGCACATCAGAGATGACCTTCTTTATTATTAAGATCTTAAGTGTATTTTTGGTAGTTCAACTGACTGATAACATCATTTTGCAACCCTTAATTTTCTCTAAATCAGTAAAAGCACACCCACTTGAAATTTTTGTTATTATCTTTGCGGGAGCAAAAGTCGGCGGTATCATGGGAATGATATTTGCAATCCCCGTTTACACCATCTTTCGAGTTTCATTTCAGGAATTCTACAAGGGGTATAAACAATACCGCATATTTAGGAATTAA
- a CDS encoding DUF3276 family protein has product MEENKGHDREEIFSRKVKAGKRTYFFDVKSTRSNDYYLTITESKRKVRDDNFVYEKHKIFLYKEDFTKFVDALQDTVDHVKTELMPDFDFSQYEVEAETSTEDNFGDDLKWD; this is encoded by the coding sequence GTGGAAGAGAATAAAGGACACGACAGAGAGGAGATTTTCTCAAGAAAAGTAAAAGCAGGTAAAAGAACTTACTTTTTCGACGTAAAGTCAACCAGGTCTAATGATTATTACCTTACTATTACAGAAAGCAAAAGAAAGGTAAGAGATGACAATTTCGTTTACGAAAAGCACAAAATCTTCTTGTATAAAGAAGACTTTACGAAATTTGTTGACGCGCTACAGGATACTGTTGACCACGTTAAAACTGAATTAATGCCAGATTTCGATTTCTCTCAATACGAAGTAGAAGCTGAAACAAGTACGGAAGATAATTTCGGTGATGATTTGAAATGGGATTAA
- a CDS encoding 4Fe-4S binding protein codes for MAIMITDECINCGACEPECPNTAIYEGGIEWTWGGGTELSEVKLEDGSVVDANEPQEPVSDEFYYIVTGKCTECTGFHEEPQCAAVCPVDCCVDDPDHPESEEELLAKKQYLHAE; via the coding sequence ATGGCAATAATGATAACCGACGAATGCATCAACTGTGGTGCATGTGAACCTGAATGCCCTAACACTGCTATCTATGAAGGAGGCATTGAGTGGACTTGGGGCGGGGGTACCGAACTCAGCGAGGTAAAATTAGAAGACGGATCTGTAGTGGATGCAAACGAACCTCAAGAACCTGTATCTGATGAGTTCTACTATATCGTAACTGGAAAATGTACAGAATGTACCGGATTCCATGAAGAACCACAATGTGCAGCTGTATGCCCTGTGGACTGCTGCGTGGATGATCCTGATCATCCAGAATCCGAGGAGGAGCTGCTAGCCAAAAAGCAATACCTGCACGCAGAATAA
- a CDS encoding acyl-CoA reductase: MTLQERINAFVALGKRIAELPKYELDELAFRAENNNNWFTPDQVKLALQALVEMLDEKVLNEWMGKYEIADQVQSKKVGVMMAGNIPAVGFHDLMVVLLTGHVAHVKLSSSDQVLMKWLVKELSELAPELAAKVVFEEMLKGMEAYIATGSDNSARYFEYYFGKYPSVIRKNRSSVAVLDGTESILDYRELAKDIFQYYGLGCRNVSKIFLPEEQQLQGFLEAIEGYHFMLSHHKYLNNYDYNKSIYLVNGEPHLDNGFLLCKQSEELVSPIAVLYYEVYKDKGELDQKIEARKEKIQCIVSKGGWYPSSFEFGQAQKPSVGDYADHVDTVAFLMEL, translated from the coding sequence ATGACCCTCCAAGAGAGAATCAATGCCTTTGTTGCTTTAGGAAAGAGAATAGCTGAATTGCCAAAATATGAGCTGGATGAATTGGCATTCAGAGCTGAAAACAATAATAATTGGTTTACTCCTGATCAGGTAAAGCTGGCATTGCAGGCTTTGGTAGAGATGTTGGATGAAAAGGTGCTGAATGAGTGGATGGGAAAATATGAGATAGCTGACCAGGTTCAGTCCAAGAAAGTAGGTGTGATGATGGCAGGTAATATTCCTGCTGTTGGTTTTCATGATTTGATGGTGGTCCTGCTTACAGGGCATGTTGCTCATGTCAAATTGAGCTCTTCTGATCAAGTGCTGATGAAGTGGTTGGTAAAGGAATTGTCTGAACTAGCGCCAGAACTAGCCGCTAAAGTGGTTTTTGAGGAGATGCTCAAAGGTATGGAGGCATATATTGCCACTGGAAGTGATAACTCTGCCAGGTATTTTGAATACTACTTTGGTAAGTATCCAAGTGTCATAAGGAAAAACAGAAGCTCGGTGGCTGTCCTTGACGGTACTGAGTCCATCCTTGATTATAGGGAGCTGGCCAAGGATATTTTTCAGTATTATGGATTGGGATGCAGGAATGTCTCAAAGATTTTTCTGCCAGAGGAGCAGCAGCTACAAGGATTTCTGGAGGCGATTGAGGGCTATCACTTTATGTTGAGCCATCATAAGTATCTTAACAATTACGATTATAATAAGTCCATTTATTTGGTGAACGGTGAGCCTCATTTGGATAATGGTTTTTTGCTTTGTAAGCAAAGTGAGGAGTTGGTTTCTCCAATTGCTGTGCTTTATTATGAGGTTTATAAGGATAAGGGAGAGTTGGATCAAAAAATAGAAGCCCGAAAGGAAAAAATTCAGTGTATTGTAAGCAAAGGGGGCTGGTATCCTTCAAGTTTTGAATTTGGCCAAGCTCAGAAACCATCAGTGGGAGATTATGCAGATCATGTGGATACGGTTGCTTTTTTGATGGAGTTATAA
- a CDS encoding TIGR00366 family protein, with the protein MKNQKGFSFPTPFDLALVLSIISIVWAVVLTKPGDDRFLSYLWQVLVYWKDGFWGLLEFTLQMVLILVFGHALAISKPVSGVLDQIATGVKSNTHAVMITGTSTLLAGYLNWGFGLILGAILARRIGEQAALKQLKINYPLVAASGYLGMLVWHGGFSGSAPLKVAEKGHFLEGEIGVIPVSETILSAFNFQVNFWLILALLVGLWFLSKKKYVYKPMGELKEKKAEFRGEDMLGLVVGAVICVLAIGEFWFSAKLSFDFISLNYVNFSLLGLGLMLHRSIKNYVGAIELAMKGATGIVLQFPFYAGILGVFRSSGLLVMIAGFFVEISTPESFPVLTFFSATLINFFVPSGGGQWAVQGPVIVEAASQMGLSVPKMVMVMAYGDQLTNMLQPFWALPLLAITGVAPKDLLRYTLCFFLLGLCVLLLAIKWGF; encoded by the coding sequence TTGAAAAATCAGAAGGGATTTTCGTTTCCGACACCATTTGACCTGGCACTAGTGCTTTCTATCATCAGTATTGTGTGGGCGGTGGTCCTTACCAAGCCCGGTGATGATCGTTTTTTGAGTTATTTATGGCAGGTTTTGGTCTATTGGAAAGATGGTTTTTGGGGGCTTTTGGAGTTTACGCTTCAGATGGTTTTGATATTGGTTTTCGGTCATGCTCTGGCGATATCCAAACCTGTTTCAGGTGTGCTTGATCAAATTGCTACTGGTGTAAAAAGCAATACCCATGCGGTGATGATTACCGGTACTTCGACTTTATTAGCAGGGTATTTGAATTGGGGATTTGGGTTGATATTGGGGGCGATTTTGGCCAGAAGAATTGGTGAACAGGCTGCTCTCAAGCAGTTGAAAATCAATTATCCGCTAGTAGCTGCATCAGGTTACTTGGGTATGCTAGTTTGGCATGGAGGGTTTTCTGGTTCTGCTCCCCTAAAGGTAGCTGAAAAAGGACATTTTTTGGAAGGAGAAATAGGGGTGATACCGGTGTCAGAGACGATTCTAAGTGCTTTTAATTTTCAGGTTAACTTTTGGTTGATATTAGCGCTTCTGGTTGGGTTGTGGTTTTTGTCAAAGAAAAAGTATGTTTATAAGCCAATGGGAGAGTTGAAGGAAAAGAAAGCTGAATTTCGAGGGGAAGATATGTTGGGTTTGGTCGTAGGGGCTGTCATATGTGTTTTAGCGATCGGTGAGTTTTGGTTTAGTGCCAAGTTGAGTTTTGATTTTATCAGTCTCAATTATGTCAATTTTTCCCTTTTGGGCTTGGGCTTAATGCTTCATCGAAGCATCAAAAATTATGTTGGAGCCATTGAGCTGGCCATGAAGGGAGCTACTGGGATTGTTTTACAGTTTCCTTTTTATGCAGGCATATTAGGTGTTTTTAGATCATCAGGTTTGCTTGTTATGATAGCTGGTTTTTTTGTGGAGATATCTACTCCGGAGAGTTTTCCGGTGTTGACTTTTTTCAGTGCTACCTTGATTAATTTTTTCGTTCCTTCAGGTGGAGGACAGTGGGCCGTTCAGGGGCCGGTCATTGTAGAAGCTGCTTCACAAATGGGACTTTCGGTTCCTAAAATGGTCATGGTCATGGCATATGGCGATCAGTTGACCAATATGTTGCAGCCCTTTTGGGCTTTGCCATTACTGGCGATAACAGGGGTGGCTCCCAAGGATTTGTTGAGGTATACGCTTTGTTTTTTTCTGCTTGGTCTATGTGTTTTGCTTTTAGCGATAAAATGGGGCTTTTGA
- a CDS encoding aconitate hydratase, which produces MAFDIEMIKAVYAKYPERIAAARKVVGKPLTLAEKILYAHLWEGDATESFERGKSYVDFAPDRVAMQDATAQMALLQFMQAGKDKVAVPSTAHCDHLILAQNGAKDDLKSSLTASGEVFNFLESVSNKYGIGFWKPGAGIIHQVVLENYAFPGGMMIGTDSHTVNAGGLGMVAIGVGGADAVDVMAGMAWELKFPKLIGVKLTGKMNGWTSAKDVILKVAGILTVKGGTGCIVEYFGEGAQSLSATGKGTICNMGAEIGATTSTFGYDESMERYLKATDRADVAELANGVKEHLTGDDEVYVNPEQYFDQVIEIDLSTLEPHINGPFTPDRATPVSQIRAEAEKNGWPTKVEWGLIGSCTNSSYEDLSRASSIAQQAVDKKLKTKAEFGINPGSEQVRFTADRDGLLKIFEDLDATIFTNACGPCIGQWARTGADKQEKNTIVHSFNRNFSKRADGNPNTHAFVTSPEMVAAIAISGDLGFNPLTDKLVNADGEEVKLDPPKGDELPEKGFAVEDNGYQAPAEDGSGVEVVVNPDSKRLQLLEPFAAWDGKNITGAKLLIKAFGKCTTDHISMAGPWLRFRGHLDNISDNCLIGAVNAFNEETNSVKSQLTGEYGAVPATQRAYKAAGIPTIVVGDHNYGEGSSREHAAMEPRHLGVKAVLVKSFARIHETNLKKQGMLALTFANEADYDKIQEDDTINFLDLDQFAPDKPLNLEFVHADGSKDIIVANHSYNDAQIGWFKAGSALNLIKAQQA; this is translated from the coding sequence ATGGCATTTGATATAGAAATGATCAAGGCAGTGTATGCGAAATATCCTGAGCGTATCGCAGCTGCCAGGAAGGTGGTGGGTAAACCACTTACTTTAGCAGAGAAAATACTTTACGCTCACCTTTGGGAAGGAGATGCTACAGAGAGCTTTGAGAGAGGAAAATCTTATGTGGACTTTGCTCCAGATAGGGTTGCCATGCAGGATGCAACTGCGCAGATGGCGCTTTTGCAGTTTATGCAGGCAGGTAAAGATAAAGTGGCAGTTCCTTCTACTGCCCACTGTGATCACCTGATCTTGGCCCAAAATGGTGCAAAAGACGATTTGAAGAGTTCCCTTACCGCAAGTGGTGAAGTGTTTAACTTTTTGGAGTCAGTTTCTAATAAATACGGAATTGGTTTCTGGAAGCCAGGTGCAGGTATTATTCACCAAGTAGTTCTTGAAAACTATGCTTTTCCAGGAGGGATGATGATCGGTACCGATTCGCATACTGTAAATGCTGGTGGTCTAGGTATGGTAGCCATCGGTGTAGGTGGTGCAGATGCTGTGGACGTAATGGCAGGTATGGCTTGGGAATTGAAGTTTCCTAAATTGATAGGAGTGAAGTTGACTGGTAAAATGAACGGTTGGACTTCTGCCAAAGATGTAATCTTGAAAGTTGCTGGTATTCTTACTGTTAAAGGTGGTACTGGTTGCATCGTTGAATACTTCGGCGAAGGTGCTCAATCACTTTCTGCTACTGGCAAAGGTACCATTTGTAATATGGGGGCTGAAATCGGGGCGACTACTTCTACTTTCGGTTATGACGAATCTATGGAGCGTTATTTGAAAGCAACTGATAGAGCGGATGTAGCTGAATTGGCCAATGGCGTTAAAGAGCATTTGACAGGTGATGATGAGGTTTATGTTAATCCTGAGCAATATTTTGATCAAGTAATTGAAATAGATCTTTCTACTCTTGAGCCACATATTAATGGTCCATTCACGCCAGATAGAGCTACTCCTGTATCTCAGATCAGAGCAGAAGCTGAGAAAAATGGTTGGCCTACAAAAGTGGAGTGGGGATTGATCGGTTCTTGTACCAACTCTTCTTATGAAGATTTGTCAAGGGCTTCTTCTATTGCACAGCAGGCCGTAGATAAGAAATTAAAAACCAAAGCTGAATTTGGTATCAACCCAGGTTCTGAACAGGTAAGATTTACTGCAGATAGAGATGGTTTGTTGAAGATCTTTGAAGATTTGGATGCTACGATCTTTACCAATGCTTGTGGACCTTGTATAGGGCAGTGGGCTAGGACTGGCGCTGATAAGCAAGAGAAAAATACTATTGTTCATTCTTTCAATAGAAACTTCTCTAAGCGTGCGGATGGTAACCCAAATACCCACGCATTTGTAACTTCTCCTGAAATGGTAGCTGCTATCGCTATCTCTGGTGACCTAGGTTTCAACCCACTTACTGATAAGTTGGTGAATGCTGATGGCGAAGAGGTGAAATTGGATCCGCCAAAAGGAGATGAACTTCCAGAAAAAGGATTTGCTGTAGAAGATAACGGATACCAAGCTCCTGCAGAAGATGGAAGTGGCGTAGAAGTAGTGGTGAATCCAGACTCTAAGCGTCTTCAATTATTGGAGCCATTTGCAGCATGGGACGGTAAAAACATCACTGGAGCTAAGCTTTTGATTAAGGCTTTCGGTAAGTGTACTACAGATCATATTTCAATGGCAGGTCCTTGGTTGAGATTCAGAGGCCACTTGGACAATATCTCTGACAACTGTTTGATCGGTGCGGTTAATGCTTTCAATGAAGAAACCAATTCTGTGAAGAGCCAGTTGACAGGTGAGTATGGCGCTGTTCCAGCTACTCAAAGAGCCTATAAGGCAGCTGGTATTCCTACAATCGTGGTGGGTGACCATAACTATGGTGAAGGATCTTCTAGAGAACATGCAGCCATGGAACCTAGGCATCTTGGGGTGAAAGCTGTTTTGGTGAAGTCTTTCGCAAGAATTCACGAAACCAACTTGAAAAAGCAAGGTATGTTGGCATTGACTTTTGCCAATGAAGCTGATTATGACAAAATCCAAGAAGATGATACTATCAACTTCCTTGATTTGGATCAATTTGCTCCTGATAAGCCACTTAACTTGGAGTTCGTTCATGCTGATGGATCTAAGGATATTATTGTTGCTAATCATAGCTATAATGATGCTCAAATCGGATGGTTTAAAGCGGGGTCTGCACTTAACTTGATCAAGGCACAGCAAGCTTAA